A genome region from Mugil cephalus isolate CIBA_MC_2020 chromosome 13, CIBA_Mcephalus_1.1, whole genome shotgun sequence includes the following:
- the mlh1 gene encoding DNA mismatch repair protein Mlh1, with product MAGVIRRLDETVVNRIAAGEVIQRPANAVKEMIENCLDAKSTNIQVTVKDGGLKLLQIQDNGTGIRREDMEIVCERFTTSKLQTFEDLSAISTYGFRGEALASVSHVAHVTITTKTADAKCAYRASYSDGKLKGPPKPCAGNQGTQILVEDLFYNVSTRRKALKSPSDEYSRIVDVVSRYAIHNSGKSFSVKKQGETVADVRTLPNASVVDNIRGVFGNAVSRELIEVGCEDQKLSYKMKGYISNANYSVKKCILILFINHRLVESSALKKAIETVYAAYLPKNTHPFLYLSLEIAPQNVDVNVHPTKHEVHFLHEDSVIESVQKHVESKLLGSNSSRTYFTQTLLPGLSASGGSEVKASSSTAESGERVYAHQMVRTDCRAQKLDAFLQPKEKPAPDPEPAGPSSEEAVTKTVEPDDTDMADTDDADMLEALAEQEAEEPKEDEEIGVGAQEAQRKRPRKEQKEQEEEKDEDLTAAATPKRRAIKLTSIKELRAEITEGTHKGLQEMLQNHSFVGCVNPQWTLIQHHTKLYLLNTTKLSQALFYQILIYDFGNFGVLRLSTPAPLYDLAMLALDSEESGWTEEDGPKEGLAQYIVDFLKKKAEMLEDYFSVEIDQEGNLTGLPLLLDKYTPVMEGLPIFILRLATEVNWDNEKDCFRDFSKECSMFYSIRKQYILEAEPGEEQDAEGNSWRWKVEHVIFKAFRTLFSPPKSFSEDGTVLQIANLPDLYKVFERC from the exons ATGGCGGGGGTCATCCGGAGGCTCGACGAGACTGTTGTCAACAGGATTGCTGCAGGAGAAGTTATCCAGCGTCCTGCCAACGCTGTGAAAGAAATGATTGAAAACTG TTTGGATGCAAAGTCCACCAACATCCAAGTGACGGTAAAAGACGGCGGGCTGAAGCTCCTCCAGATTCAGGACAACGGCACTGGCATCAGG AGAGAGGACATGGAAATCGTTTGCGAAAGGTTCACCACAAGCAAACTCCAGACGTTTGAGGACCTCTCCGCTATATCTACCTACGGATTCAGAGGAGAG GCCCTTGCCAGTGTAAGCCACGTCGCCCACGTGACCATAACCACTAAGACGGCTGATGCCAAGTGTGCTTACAG AGCCAGCTACAGCGACGGCAAACTGAAAGGCCCTCCAAAACCGTGTGCTGGCAACCAGGGGACGCAGATTCTT GTGGAGGATCTTTTTTATAACGTGTCCACCAGGAGGAAAGCTTTAAAGAGCCCCAGTGATGAGTACAGCAGGATTGTAGATGTGGTCAGCAG GTATGCCATACATAACTCGGGGAAAAGCTTCTCTGTCAAAAAG CAAGGAGAGACTGTGGCAGATGTCAGGACTCTACCCAACGCCTCTGTGGTGGACAATATACGAGGAGTTTTTGGCAATGCAGTCAGCAG GGAGCTGATTGAAGTTGGCTGTGAAGATCAGAAGCTCTCGTATAAGATGAAAGGCTACATCTCGAACGCAAACTACTCGGTCAAGAAATGCATCCTGATCCTGTTCATCAACC ATCGTCTGGTGGAATCGAGCGCTTTGAAGAAAGCTATTGAGACGGTATATGCTGCATACCTTCCCAAGAACACACACCCCTTTCTTTACCTCAG CTTAGAAATCGCTCCCCAGAACGTAGACGTGAACGTTCACCCCACAAAGCACGAGGTGCATTTCTTACACGAGGACAGCGTCATCGAGAGCGTTCAGAAGCACGTCGAGAGCAAACTTCTGGGCTCCAACTCCTCACGTACATATTTCACTCAG acGTTGCTGCCTGGGCTGTCGGCGTCCGGTGGCTCAGAGGTGAAGGCCTCCAGCTCCACAGCGGAGTCTGGCGAGCGAGTGTACGCTCATCAGATGGTGAGGACCGACTGCCGCGCCCAGAAGCTGGACGCCTTCCTCCAGCCGAAAGAGAAGCCGGCGCCTGATCCCGAGCCGGCTGGTCCCAGCAGCGAGGAGGCTGTGACGAAAACCGTCGAGCCGGACGACACAGACATGGCTGATACAGATGATGCGGACATGCTGGAGGCCCTGGCTGAGCAGGAGGCTGAGGAGccaaaagaagatgaagaaatcGGCGTCGGTGCACAAGAAGCTCAAAG GAAGCGACCCAGGAAAGAGcagaaggagcaggaagaagaaaaagacgagGACCTGACGGCTGCAGCCACGCCCAAGAGACGAGCCATCAAACTGACCAGCATCAAAGAGCTGAGAGCTGAGATCACAGAGGGCACGCACAAAG GACTTCAGGAAATGCTCCAGAACCACTCGTTCGTGGGCTGCGTCAATCCCCAGTGGACTCTGATCCAACATCACACCAAACTGTACCTGCTCAACACCACCAAACTCAG CCAGGCGCTTTTCTACCAGATACTCATTTATGACTTCGGGAACTTCGGCGTACTCAGACTCTCT ACGCCGGCGCCGCTTTACGATCTGGCCATGCTGGCCCTGGACTCTGAGGAGAGCGGCTGGACGGAGGAGGACGGTCCCAAAGAAGGCCTGGCGCAGTACATAGTGGACTTCCTGAAGAAGAAAGCGGAGATGCTGGAGGACTACTTCTCCGTGGAGATAGACCAG GAAGGAAATCTAACAGGACTACCGCTGCTCCTCGATAAATACACTCCTGTCATGGAGGGTCTTCCGATATTCATCCTGCGCCTGGCCACCGAG GTGAACTGGGACAATGAGAAGGACTGTTTCAGAGACTTCAGCAAAGAGTGCAGCATGTTCTACTCCATCAGGAAGCAGTACATCCTGGAGGCCGAGCCAGGGGAAGAGCAG GATGCCGAGGGGAACTCGTGGCGTTGGAAGGTGGAGCACGTCATCTTCAAAGCTTTCCGAACCCTCTTCAGTCCCCCCAAGAGCTTCAGCGAGGATGGCACGGTGCTGCAGATCGCCAACTTACCTGACCTCTATAAAGTCTTTGAGAGGTGCTGA